The nucleotide sequence CAGCTCGTCCGGTTCGCCGGGCGGCTCGACGTGCAGGTACGCGTAAACGACGACGTGCTGACAGCCGCCGTGCCGACGTTCATGCTGCAACCGCTCGTCGAGAACGCGATCCGCCACGGCGTCTCGAAACTCTCGACCGCGGGCTCCATCGAACTGTCGGCCTGGCGCACGGGCAGGAATCTCCGGGTACGCGTGCGGGACAACGGACCGGGCGTGCCCCCCGGATGGACACTCGACGAGCACGTGGGCATCGGCTTGGGCAACACCCGGGCGCGGCTGGAACAGCTGTACGGAAAGGGCGAGTACTCGCTCGAGGTGACGACGGACGCTGAGGCGGGTACCTGCGCGGACGTCACGATCCCCTATCACGTCGAATAGTTCTGCGGCAGGTGACGACCATGGGAAAGATCAGGACGATCGTCGTCGATGACGAAAAGCCCGCGCGGGTGCGTCTGATCGAGTTGCTGAACCGCGAGGCCGACTTCGACGTGCTCGGCACGGCGACAGACGGTCGCGAGGCGGTCGACCTGATTCGCGATATCAAGCCCGACCTGGTGTTTCTCGACGTCCAGATGCCGACGCTCGACGGCTTCGGCGTCCTGCAGGAACTCGCGCCGGACGAACTCCCGGTCGTCATCTTCGTGACGGCGTACGACAAGTACGCCATCCAGGCCTTCGACGCCCATGCGATCGATTACCTGCTGAAGCCGTTCAGCGATCAGCGGTTCGAGAGCGCCATCAAGCGCGCCCGCAAGTACCTCGAGACGCCGGAGGCTCGTGAACAGGCCGAACTGCTCACGGCGGCCACGCAGGAACGGCGGAGCGTCGACGCGCGCTCCGG is from Vicinamibacterales bacterium and encodes:
- a CDS encoding LytTR family DNA-binding domain-containing protein; the protein is MGKIRTIVVDDEKPARVRLIELLNREADFDVLGTATDGREAVDLIRDIKPDLVFLDVQMPTLDGFGVLQELAPDELPVVIFVTAYDKYAIQAFDAHAIDYLLKPFSDQRFESAIKRARKYLETPEAREQAELLTAATQERRSVDARSGFLERLVVKASGNVTFLDVDDVDWIEAAGVYVYLHTGPKVHLYRSSVTQLLQRLDPRRFVRVHRSAAVNTARISELRGRSHGDFTVVLQNGAEVAMSRGYRAALESWLRQPI